In one window of Gossypium hirsutum isolate 1008001.06 chromosome A01, Gossypium_hirsutum_v2.1, whole genome shotgun sequence DNA:
- the LOC107936990 gene encoding WD-40 repeat-containing protein MSI3: protein MAGDSEMNPEQVEEEFSVWKKNTPFLYDLVISHPLEWPSLTVHWVPSSPTPYGSDPTFNVHKLVLGTHTSGGAPDFLMIADGVLPTLASESNIAAKNDDPVIPKVEITQKMRVDGEVNRARCMPQNPVIIGAKTSGSDVFVFDYAKQAAAKEQEGDCVADLRLRGHEKEGYGLSWSPFKEGYLLSGSQDHKICLWDLSSWPQDKVLDATHVYEAHESVVEDVSWHLKNENIFGSSGDDCMLMIWDLRTNQTEQRVKAHDREINYLSFNPYNEWVLATASSDSTVGLFDVRKLTVPLHVLSSHSGEVFQVEWDPNHETVLASSGDDRRLMIWDLNRIGEEQLEIELDADDGPPELLFSHGGHKAKISDFSWNKNEPWVISSVAEDNTLQVWQLAESIYRDEDDTQTAEDHP, encoded by the exons ATGGCGGGCGATTCAGAGATGAACCCAGAGCAGGTAGAAGAAGAGTTCAGCGTATGGAAGAAGAACACCCCTTTCCTCTATGATCTCGTCATTTCTCACCCTCTCGAATGGCCTTCTTTGACTGTCCATTGGGTTCCTTCTTCTCCCACTCCTTACGGATCTGACCCTACTTTTAACGTTCACAAACTCGTCCTCGGAACTCACACCAGCGGCGGCGCCCCCGATTTTCTAATGATAGCCGACGGAGTTCTCCCCACTCTCGCCTCTGAATCCAATATCGCTGCTAAAAATGATGACCCAGTTATCCCTAAG GTTGAGATAACACAGAAAATGCGTGTTGATGGGGAAGTCAACAGGGCTAGATGTATGCCTCAAAACCCGGTTATTATCGGCGCAAAGACCAGTGGCTCCGACGTTTTCGTGTTTGATTATGCCAAGCAGGCTGCAGCTAAAGAGCAGGAGGGTGACTGTGTTGCTGATTTGAGGTTGAGGGGTCATGAAAAGGAAGGGTATGGATTATCATGGAGTCCATTTAAGGAGGGTTATCTTTTGAGTGGTTCACAAGACCATAAGATATGCCTTTGGGACTTGTCTTCTTGGCCTCAAGATAAGGTTCTTGATGCAACCCATGTTTATGAG GCCCATGAGAGTGTGGTTGAAGATGTGTCATGGCATTTGAAGAATGAGAATATATTTGGTTCTTCTGGTGATGATTGTATGTTAATGATCTGGGACTTGCGCACTAACCAAACTGAACAACGTGTTAAAGCTCACGACAGAGAG ATCAATTATTTGTCATTCAATCCTTATAATGAGTGGGTTCTGGCTACAGCATCGTCCGACTCCACCGTAGGTTTGTTTGATGTACGAAAGCTGACTGTACCTTTGCATGTTTTAAGCAGCCACAG TGGAGAGGTCTTTCAGGTAGAATGGGATCCTAATCACGAGACGGTGCTGGCATCTTCTGGTGATGATAGGAGGTTGATGATTTGGGACCTTAACAG GATTGGAGAAGAGCaattagaaatcgaattagatgCCGATGATGGCCCTCCTGAACTTCTCTTTTCTCATGGAGGCCATAAAGCTAAGATTTCAGATTTCTCGTGGAACAAAAATGAGCCATGGGTGATTTCTAGTGTAGCTGAAGACAACACACTTCAAGTGTGGCAATTGGCAGAGAGTATATATCGAGACGAGGATGACACTCAAACTGCCGAAGACCATCCATAG
- the LOC107936997 gene encoding basic leucine zipper 23 isoform X1, with translation MDEGELDFSNQEVFSGGNNMGDIPSSCSMDSFFNEILNDSHACTHTHTCNPPGPDNSHTHTCFHVHTKIVPASTEDEAAADDTEGSREKKPKKRSLGNREAVRKYRQKVKARAASLEDEVVRLRTLNQQLLKRLQGQAALEAEIARLKCLLVDVRGRIEGEIGSFPYQKPTANNVSTLNLPGAYLMNPCNIQCNDQMYCLQPEVEGNTGEATALDGHGFNGCEFDDIQCLASQNSGAKELPRGGVGIAASNGNSSGTKRRKGVRPATAG, from the exons ATGGACGAAGGGGAGCTCGATTTTTCAAACCAAGAAGTGTTTTCTGGTGGCAATAACATGGGTGATATTCCAAGCAGTTGCTCGATGGACAGTTTTTTCAATGAAATACTCAATGATTCTCATGCATGTACGCATACACACACTTGCAACCCACCTGGCCCTGATAATTCTCATACACACACGTGTTTCCATGTTCATACCAAAATCGTGCCTGCCTCAACTGAAGATGAAGCTGCTGCTGATGACACAGAGGGCTCTAGGGAGAAGAAACCAAAGAAACGCTCTTTGGGTAATCGAGAAGCTGTTAGGAAGTATAGGCAAAAGGTTAAGGCACGAGCAGCCTCATTGGAAGACGAGGTTGTGAGGTTGAGGACATTGAACCAGCAGCTGTTGAAGAGATTGCAAGGGCAAGCTGCATTGGAGGCTGAGATTGCACGGCTTAAGTGTTTGCTTGTGGATGTTCGAGGAAGAATTGAAGGGGAGATTGGTTCGTTTCCTTATCAGAAACCAACAGCTAATAATGTTAGCACCTTGAATTTGCCTGGTGCTTATTTGATGAATCCCTGCAATATACAATGCAATGATCAGATGTATTGCCTTCAACCCGAGGTCGAAGGTAATACAGGAGAAGCCACAGCGCTGGACGGACATGGATTTAATGGGTGTGAATTTGATGATATTCAATGCTTGGCAAGTCAAAACTCTGGAGCAAAGGAGCTTCCTAGAGGTGGGGTTGGAATTGCAGCGTCCAATGGCAATTCTTCTGGCACAAAAAGGAGAAAAG GTGTTCGTCCAGCTACAGCAGGTTAA
- the LOC107936997 gene encoding basic leucine zipper 23 isoform X2 has product MDEGELDFSNQEVFSGGNNMGDIPSSCSMDSFFNEILNDSHACTHTHTCNPPGPDNSHTHTCFHVHTKIVPASTEDEAAADDTEGSREKKPKKRSLGNREAVRKYRQKVKARAASLEDEVVRLRTLNQQLLKRLQGQAALEAEIARLKCLLVDVRGRIEGEIGSFPYQKPTANNVSTLNLPGAYLMNPCNIQCNDQMYCLQPEVEGNTGEATALDGHGFNGCEFDDIQCLASQNSGAKELPRGGVGIAASNGNSSGTKRRKATAG; this is encoded by the exons ATGGACGAAGGGGAGCTCGATTTTTCAAACCAAGAAGTGTTTTCTGGTGGCAATAACATGGGTGATATTCCAAGCAGTTGCTCGATGGACAGTTTTTTCAATGAAATACTCAATGATTCTCATGCATGTACGCATACACACACTTGCAACCCACCTGGCCCTGATAATTCTCATACACACACGTGTTTCCATGTTCATACCAAAATCGTGCCTGCCTCAACTGAAGATGAAGCTGCTGCTGATGACACAGAGGGCTCTAGGGAGAAGAAACCAAAGAAACGCTCTTTGGGTAATCGAGAAGCTGTTAGGAAGTATAGGCAAAAGGTTAAGGCACGAGCAGCCTCATTGGAAGACGAGGTTGTGAGGTTGAGGACATTGAACCAGCAGCTGTTGAAGAGATTGCAAGGGCAAGCTGCATTGGAGGCTGAGATTGCACGGCTTAAGTGTTTGCTTGTGGATGTTCGAGGAAGAATTGAAGGGGAGATTGGTTCGTTTCCTTATCAGAAACCAACAGCTAATAATGTTAGCACCTTGAATTTGCCTGGTGCTTATTTGATGAATCCCTGCAATATACAATGCAATGATCAGATGTATTGCCTTCAACCCGAGGTCGAAGGTAATACAGGAGAAGCCACAGCGCTGGACGGACATGGATTTAATGGGTGTGAATTTGATGATATTCAATGCTTGGCAAGTCAAAACTCTGGAGCAAAGGAGCTTCCTAGAGGTGGGGTTGGAATTGCAGCGTCCAATGGCAATTCTTCTGGCACAAAAAGGAGAAAAG CTACAGCAGGTTAA
- the LOC107936961 gene encoding synaptotagmin-1 has product MGFVGTVLGIFGFGFGITAGLVIGYYFFIYIQPSDVADPEIRPLVEENQETLQKMLPEIPFWVKNPDYDRLDWLNKFLEYMWPNLNKAICATVRGIVKPIIDEQIPQYKIDAVEFEALTLGSLPPTFQGMKIYVTEEKELIMEPSIKWAANANVTIAVKAYGLKATAQVVDLQVFALPRITLKPLVPSFPCFANIFVSLMDKPYVDFGLKVVGIDLMSVPILYRFVQEIIKDQVANMYHWPKTLEVQILDPAKAFDRPVGLLHVKVIRALKLKKKDLLGASDPYVKIKLTESKLPSKQTTVKMKNLNPEWNEEFNFTVKDPLTQILKLHVIDWEQIGKHDKMGMNEVPLKDLTPDEPKLMTLELVKKKDTNDAQNDKSRGQLVVELTYKPFKEEELPKTFQQTKTLVRAPDNTPDGGGMLVVIVHEAEDVEGKHHNNPYVRILFRGEKRKTKKIRKTRDPRWEEEFTFMLDEPPINDKIHLEVYSSSSRIGLRRPKESLGYIDINLSDVVNNKRINERYHLIDSKNGRIQIELQWRTKD; this is encoded by the exons ATGGGTTTTGTGGGTACTGTGTTGGGcatttttggatttggatttgggATTACAGCGGGTCTTGTGATCGGTTATTACTTCTTCATCTACATCCAGCCTAGCGATGTAGCG GATCCAGAAATCCGACCTCTGGTCGAGGAAAATCAAGAGACATTACAAAAGATGCTTCCAGAGATACCATTCTGGGTAAAAAACCCAGACTATGATCGT cTTGACTGGCTAAACAAGTTTTTGGAGTATATGTGGCCTAATCTTAACAAG GCCATCTGCGCAACTGTCAGGGGCATTGTCAAACCCATAATTGATGAACAAATTCCACAATATAAAATTGATGCTGTTGAATTTGAAGCACTTACATTAGGATCTTTGCCGCCAACTTTCCAAG GTATGAAGATTTATGTCACGGAAGAGAAGGAGCTAATCATGGAACCATCAATAAAATGGGCAGCAAATGCCAATGTTACTATTGCTGTAAAAGCATATGGACTGAAGGCAACTGCTCAG GTTGTTGATTTGCAAGTGTTTGCTCTACCACGCATTACCTTGAAGCCTTTGGTCCCAAGCTTTCCATGTTTTGCAAACATCTTCGTCTCTTTGATGGATAAG CCTTATGTTGACTTTGGGCTGAAGGTTGTAGGGATTGATCTCATGTCAGTACCTATTCTCTACAGGTTTGTCCAG GAAATTATCAAAGATCAGGTAGCAAACATGTATCATTGGCCTAAAACTCTTGAAGTACAAATTCTGGATccagcaaa AGCTTTTGATCGACCTGTAGGACTTCTTCACGTGAAAGTTATAAGGGCGCTgaaactaaaaaagaaagatCTTTTGGGTGCATCAGACCCTTATGTGAAAATAAAGCTAACCGAGAGTAAGCTTCCATCTAAACAAACCACAGTGAAGATGAAGAACTTGAACCCTGAATGGAATGAGGAATTCAACTTTACAGTTAAAGATCCACTAACGCAGATCTTAAAACTTCATGTTATCGACTGGGAACAG ATTGGCAAGCATGACAAAATGGGTATGAATGAGGTTCCACTGAAAGATCTTACTCCAGATGAGCCAAAACTTATGACCCTTGAACTCGTTAAAAAAAAAGACACAAACGATGCTCAAAACGACAAGTCTCGTGGGCAGCTTGTTGTGGAACTAACATATAAGCCCTTCAAAGAAGAAGAGCTACCGAAAACTTTCCAACAAACGAAAACATTGGTTAGGGCTCCTGATAATACACCTGATGGTGGAGGTATGCTTGTAGTCATAGTCCATGAGGCAGAAGATGTCGAAGGAAAGCATCACAATAATCCGTATGTGCGTATTCTCTTTAGAGGCGAGAAGAGAAAGACTAAG AAAATAAGGAAAACCAGAGATCCAAGATGGGAAGAAGAGTTTACGTTTATGTTAGATGAACCCCctataaatgataaaattcattTGGAAGTTTACAGCAGTTCATCAAGGATAGGCCTGCGGCGCCCAAAG GAATCACTAGGTTATATTGATATCAATCTCTCAGATGTTGTTAACAACAAAAGAATTAATGAGAGATATCATCTCATTGATTCTAAAAATGGACGGATTCAAATTGAGTTGCAGTGGAGAACTAAAGATTAA
- the LOC107936944 gene encoding peptidyl-prolyl cis-trans isomerase CYP21-1, translating to MRREISILVQPRCLLLFISLSILLIFAFSGAKREEEKIVEEEHEITHRVYLDVDIDGQRVGRIVIGLYGEVVPKTVENFRALSTGEKGKGAKGKALHYKGTPFHRIISGFVVQGGDIIHGDGRGSESIYGGTFADENFKIKHSHAGVVSMANSGPDSNGSQFYITTVKASWLDGEHVVFGKVIQGMDIVYMIEGGAGTYSGKPRKKVIIADAGEIPKSKWDEEA from the exons ATGCGTCGGGAGATCTCGATTTTGGTACAGCCTCGGTGCCttcttctcttcatttctctctcAATTCTCCTCATTTTCGCTTTCTCAGGAGCCAAACGG GAGGAAGAGAAGATCGTAGAAGAAGAGCATGAAATCACTCACAGAGTATACTTGGATGTGGATATTGATGGCCAGCGTGTAG GTAGAATAGTTATTGGATTGTATGGCGAAGTTGTACCAAAAACTGttg AAAATTTCAGGGCTTTGTCTACAG GAGAGAAGGGCAAGGGTGCTAAGGGGAAAGCACTTCATTATAAGGGAACCCCATTCCATCGCATAATATCTGGATTCGTGGTTCAAGGCGGTGATATCATTCATGGTGATGGAAGAGGAAGTGAGTCTATATATGGTGGCACCTTTGCCGATGAGAATTTTAAGATAAAACATTCACATGCAG GTGTAGTTTCCATGGCTAATTCAGGACCTGATTCCAATGGCTCTCAGTTTTATATCACCACTGTCAAAGCCAGTTG GTTGGATGGAGAGCATGTTGTTTTTGGTAAGGTTATTCAAGGCATGGACATTGTGTATATGATCGAAGGCGGAGCCGGGACCTACAGTGGGAAACCTAGAAAGAAGGTGATAATCGCCGACGCCGGTGAGATACCAAAGAGCAAATGGGATGAGGAAGCATGA